From one Lysinibacillus sp. G4S2 genomic stretch:
- a CDS encoding MIP/aquaporin family protein, with protein sequence MSTFTAEIVGTMILILFGGGVVAGVSLHKSKGFGGGWVVITFAWGLGVAMAAYAVGGISGAHLNPALTIALATIGNFPWEDVPTYIVAQLIGAFLGAVLVYFMYLPHWKGTKNPDAKLGVFSTIPAIKHPLSNLISEMIGTFILVLGILALGTNTITDGLNPFLVGLLIVVIGMALGGPTGYAINPARDLGPRIAHFFLPIPGKRDSGWSYAWVPIVGPIIGGTFGALFFQQIFEGKNSIAFWLLAIIVVIIFISAQMTVKNVKSEA encoded by the coding sequence ATGTCTACATTTACAGCTGAAATTGTTGGCACGATGATTCTTATTTTATTCGGTGGTGGCGTTGTTGCTGGAGTATCATTGCACAAATCGAAAGGCTTTGGCGGTGGATGGGTGGTGATTACATTCGCTTGGGGTCTAGGTGTGGCGATGGCTGCATATGCTGTTGGTGGTATTAGTGGTGCTCATTTAAACCCTGCTTTAACAATCGCACTTGCTACAATTGGTAATTTCCCATGGGAAGACGTCCCTACTTACATTGTTGCACAATTGATTGGTGCATTTTTAGGTGCGGTACTCGTTTATTTTATGTATTTACCACATTGGAAAGGCACGAAAAATCCAGATGCAAAACTGGGCGTATTTTCTACAATTCCTGCTATTAAACATCCATTATCAAATTTAATTTCAGAAATGATTGGTACATTTATACTTGTTTTAGGTATTCTAGCATTAGGAACAAATACAATTACTGATGGCTTAAATCCATTTCTAGTTGGTTTGCTAATTGTAGTCATCGGGATGGCATTAGGGGGGCCTACTGGTTATGCAATTAACCCTGCACGTGATTTAGGTCCACGTATTGCTCACTTTTTCTTACCAATACCAGGGAAACGTGACTCGGGGTGGTCATATGCATGGGTTCCAATTGTTGGTCCAATTATCGGTGGTACATTCGGTGCCCTATTTTTCCAACAAATTTTTGAGGGGAAAAATAGTATTGCATTTTGGTTGCTTGCTATTATCGTAGTTATTATTTTTATCAGTGCTCAAATGACAGTGAAAAATGTTAAAAGTGAAGCGTAA
- the glpK gene encoding glycerol kinase GlpK, with amino-acid sequence MSEKKYILALDQGTTSSRAILFDEKGSILHSAQQEFQQYFPQSGWVEHNAEEIWSSILSCIATALSAKNIDSNQIAGIGITNQRETTVVWDKNTGKPIYNAIVWQSRQTNAICEELKANGYNDLFRDKTGLLIDAYFSGTKVKWILDNVEGAREKAEAGDLLFGTIDTWLIWKLTGGKVHVTDYSNASRTLMYNIYDLKWDEELLNILGVPASMLPEVRPSSEVYGYTEEALFFGSAVPIAGAAGDQQAALFGQACFEEGMVKNTYGTGCFMLMNTGEKAVKSENGLLTTLAWGLNGKVTYALEGSIFVAGSAIQWLRDGLRMFRSAADSEQYAERVESTDGVYVVPAFVGLGTPYWDSDVRGAVFGLTRGTSKEHFVRATLESLAYQTKDVLSAMGADANIPLTKLRVDGGAVANNFLMQFQADLLNVPVDRPVINETTALGAAYLAGLAVGFWKSTDEISEYWNLEQQFTPDMDDSLREEIYAGWKKAVTAAQAFK; translated from the coding sequence ATGTCAGAAAAAAAATATATTTTAGCTTTAGACCAAGGTACAACAAGCTCACGTGCTATTTTGTTTGATGAAAAAGGGAGCATTCTCCATAGTGCACAACAAGAATTCCAACAATATTTCCCACAATCTGGATGGGTTGAACATAACGCAGAAGAAATTTGGTCGTCCATTCTGTCTTGTATCGCTACAGCGCTTTCTGCAAAAAATATTGATTCAAATCAAATTGCTGGGATCGGTATTACAAACCAACGCGAAACAACAGTCGTTTGGGATAAAAATACAGGGAAGCCAATCTATAATGCGATTGTATGGCAATCACGCCAAACGAACGCTATTTGTGAAGAATTGAAAGCAAATGGTTACAATGACTTATTCCGTGATAAAACAGGTTTATTAATCGACGCATATTTCTCAGGTACAAAAGTAAAATGGATTTTAGACAATGTTGAAGGTGCCCGTGAAAAAGCAGAAGCAGGGGACTTACTATTCGGCACAATTGATACGTGGTTAATATGGAAGTTGACTGGTGGTAAAGTACATGTAACGGATTATTCAAATGCTTCTCGTACATTAATGTATAACATTTATGATTTAAAATGGGATGAGGAATTATTAAATATTTTAGGCGTTCCTGCCTCTATGCTTCCAGAGGTTCGCCCTTCTTCAGAAGTATATGGTTATACAGAAGAAGCTCTGTTCTTCGGTTCTGCTGTTCCGATTGCTGGTGCTGCGGGCGATCAACAAGCTGCTCTATTTGGTCAGGCTTGCTTTGAAGAAGGCATGGTCAAAAACACTTATGGTACAGGCTGCTTTATGTTGATGAACACTGGTGAAAAGGCAGTAAAATCAGAGAATGGCTTATTAACTACGCTAGCTTGGGGCTTAAATGGTAAGGTAACTTATGCTTTAGAAGGAAGTATTTTCGTAGCTGGCTCTGCTATTCAATGGTTACGTGATGGCTTACGAATGTTCCGCTCTGCTGCTGATTCTGAGCAATATGCTGAACGTGTGGAGTCGACGGATGGCGTTTATGTAGTTCCTGCATTCGTTGGTCTAGGAACACCTTATTGGGATTCTGATGTACGAGGTGCTGTTTTTGGTTTAACTCGTGGTACATCTAAAGAACATTTTGTACGTGCAACATTAGAATCATTAGCTTATCAAACAAAAGACGTACTTAGCGCAATGGGAGCAGATGCAAATATTCCATTAACAAAATTACGTGTAGATGGCGGCGCTGTTGCAAACAATTTCTTAATGCAATTCCAAGCAGACTTATTAAATGTTCCCGTTGATCGTCCGGTTATTAACGAAACAACTGCTTTAGGTGCTGCCTATTTAGCAGGTTTAGCAGTTGGCTTCTGGAAATCAACAGATGAAATTAGTGAGTATTGGAATTTAGAGCAACAATTCACACCTGATATGGATGACTCACTTCGCGAAGAAATTTATGCAGGCTGGAAAAAAGCTGTGACAGCTGCTCAAGCGTTTAAATAA
- a CDS encoding catalase — MKGDCVDNSKSNQRKNLDENAKDQQLEPFRVDNDGKKMTTNQGLKVSNDEDSLKAGIRGPTIMEDFHFREKITHFDHERIPERVVHARGFAAHGEFELYESMGEYTKAKFLQDPSKKTPVFVRFSTVVGSLGSMDTARDVRGFATKFYTDEGNYDLVGNNIPVFFIQDAIKFPDLIHAVKPEPHNEMPQAASAHDTFWDFVANNQEIAHMIMWHMSDRAIPRSFRMMEGFGVHAFRFVNDKGKSRFVKFHWKPVLGVHSLVWDEAQIIAGKDPDFQRRDLWESIEIGDYPEYELGVQMLEPEDEFKFDFDILDATKLWPEEIVPVKKIGKMTLNRNVDNVFAETEQVAFHPGNVVPGIDFTNDPLLQGRLFSYLDTQLIRLGGPNFAEIPINRPVCPIHNNQRNGFSRQTINVGRVSYHKNSLANNTPSTSTAKEGGYVHYEEKVEGRITRARSKSFDNHFSQARLFWNSMSPPEKQHIIDAFSFEVGKVKSKSVRQQVVDMFVRVDKAMATTVADNIGVNRPKGEQINVTLSSPALSQANTIKMPQTLKVGVLIGDGFDANEVGEVLKYLTRQGVRYNIISDRLGVVTSSDGVQLTASDTFITTDAVLFDSLYVVGVKANNQAKFNSQIVNYMNEAYRHYKPIGIAKSGIIFFNMSNVNVGPGIVLATGDEGFAKKFVAAIAQQRFWERNIY, encoded by the coding sequence ATGAAAGGGGATTGCGTGGATAATTCTAAGTCGAATCAGCGCAAAAATTTAGATGAGAATGCAAAGGATCAGCAGCTGGAGCCATTTCGTGTCGATAATGATGGAAAAAAGATGACAACGAATCAGGGGCTGAAAGTTTCGAATGATGAGGATTCGTTGAAGGCTGGCATTCGTGGGCCAACTATTATGGAGGATTTTCATTTTCGAGAAAAAATAACACATTTTGACCATGAACGTATTCCAGAGCGTGTTGTACATGCAAGGGGCTTTGCGGCACATGGAGAATTTGAGTTGTATGAGTCGATGGGGGAATATACTAAAGCGAAATTTTTACAGGACCCTAGTAAGAAAACACCTGTATTTGTCAGATTTTCAACCGTAGTTGGAAGCTTAGGATCGATGGATACTGCACGTGATGTTCGTGGCTTTGCGACGAAGTTTTACACAGATGAAGGTAATTATGATTTAGTCGGCAATAATATACCTGTCTTTTTTATTCAAGATGCCATTAAGTTTCCTGATTTAATTCATGCAGTAAAACCGGAGCCTCACAATGAAATGCCCCAAGCAGCCTCAGCGCACGATACGTTTTGGGATTTTGTGGCGAACAATCAGGAAATTGCGCATATGATTATGTGGCATATGTCTGATCGAGCAATACCTAGAAGTTTTCGAATGATGGAAGGCTTCGGTGTTCATGCTTTTCGTTTCGTCAATGATAAAGGAAAGTCGAGATTTGTGAAGTTTCATTGGAAGCCTGTGTTAGGTGTTCATTCACTCGTTTGGGATGAAGCGCAAATTATTGCTGGAAAAGATCCGGATTTTCAACGACGTGATTTATGGGAATCAATAGAGATTGGTGATTATCCAGAATATGAGCTTGGTGTACAGATGCTTGAGCCAGAGGACGAATTTAAATTTGATTTTGATATATTGGATGCAACAAAGCTTTGGCCTGAGGAGATCGTGCCAGTTAAAAAGATTGGAAAAATGACCTTGAATCGCAATGTTGATAATGTTTTTGCTGAAACAGAGCAAGTCGCCTTTCATCCCGGAAATGTTGTGCCAGGCATAGATTTTACAAATGATCCACTTTTACAGGGACGATTATTTTCTTATTTAGATACACAGCTAATTCGTCTGGGTGGACCAAACTTTGCAGAAATTCCGATTAATCGACCTGTTTGTCCAATTCATAATAATCAGCGCAATGGGTTTAGTCGACAAACTATTAATGTAGGAAGAGTAAGCTATCATAAAAATTCCTTGGCAAATAATACACCGTCAACATCTACTGCAAAAGAAGGTGGCTATGTCCACTATGAAGAAAAGGTTGAAGGACGGATTACACGAGCAAGAAGTAAATCCTTTGATAATCATTTTTCACAGGCAAGGCTATTTTGGAATAGCATGTCGCCACCTGAAAAACAACATATCATTGACGCCTTTAGCTTTGAGGTAGGAAAGGTAAAAAGTAAGTCAGTTCGCCAACAGGTTGTCGATATGTTCGTTCGTGTGGATAAAGCAATGGCAACGACTGTGGCTGATAATATTGGTGTTAATCGTCCAAAAGGAGAGCAAATAAATGTCACTTTATCATCACCTGCACTAAGCCAGGCTAATACAATAAAAATGCCACAAACACTTAAGGTAGGTGTGCTAATAGGTGATGGGTTTGACGCAAATGAAGTTGGCGAAGTGCTGAAATATTTAACAAGACAAGGTGTACGATACAATATTATTTCCGACAGATTAGGGGTTGTGACTAGCAGCGATGGCGTACAGTTAACAGCAAGTGACACATTTATTACTACTGATGCGGTACTCTTTGACTCATTATATGTTGTAGGTGTAAAAGCAAACAACCAGGCAAAGTTTAATTCGCAAATTGTAAATTATATGAATGAAGCGTATAGACATTATAAACCGATAGGCATTGCCAAATCTGGAATTATATTTTTTAATATGTCTAACGTCAATGTAGGGCCAGGAATTGTGTTGGCAACTGGCGACGAAGGTTTCGCTAAAAAATTTGTAGCTGCCATTGCCCAGCAACGCTTTTGGGAGAGGAATATTTACTAA
- a CDS encoding glycerol-3-phosphate responsive antiterminator — MNFNNQQIIPAARTVKQFDDVLKSRFEYIVLLEVHISLLKSIKREVDRNGKKLIIHADLIHGLKTDNFAADFLCNDIRPAGIISTRSNMLIKAKSRGIIAIQRVFLIDTIALEKSFSMIESAKPDYIELLPGIIPSMISEVHQRTKIPVITGGLVRTGESIEEALTAGAVAITTSNEKLWENFKK; from the coding sequence ATGAATTTCAATAATCAACAAATTATTCCCGCTGCACGTACAGTAAAGCAATTTGATGATGTTTTAAAAAGTCGATTCGAATACATTGTTCTACTAGAAGTGCATATTAGTTTACTCAAGTCAATAAAGCGTGAGGTAGATCGTAACGGTAAAAAATTAATTATTCATGCAGACTTAATTCATGGCTTAAAAACGGATAATTTCGCAGCTGATTTTTTATGCAATGATATCCGTCCAGCAGGTATTATTTCTACTCGATCAAATATGTTAATAAAAGCAAAATCTCGTGGGATTATCGCTATTCAGCGTGTCTTTTTAATTGATACGATTGCGCTTGAAAAAAGTTTTTCAATGATTGAATCAGCGAAGCCTGATTATATTGAATTATTACCAGGTATAATTCCTTCAATGATTTCAGAAGTACACCAGCGTACAAAAATCCCTGTTATTACAGGAGGCCTAGTCCGCACAGGTGAAAGTATAGAGGAAGCGCTAACAGCTGGAGCAGTAGCCATTACGACATCTAATGAAAAATTGTGGGAAAATTTCAAAAAATAG
- the lpdA gene encoding dihydrolipoyl dehydrogenase — MGKFDIAIIGAGPGGYVAAIHAAKSGKKVALVERDKVGGACYNVGCIPSKILLEHSKLIQEIKRGNDWGIETSTVNVNFPRLMKRKDAIIDELLTNIEDYILSNQITFYRGEAAVAKDLTVTVGSESFTAMDIILATGSKPFVPPFKGLETSSYFTTDTFFDIEELPTQLTIIGGGVIAVEMAFSLAPLGTKVTMLNHSEDILQTEEPDARPVIREKMKKLGIELVTDFQFEHFNGNEIHTSKGIYTYENLLFATGRRPNTEIAQQLDLAFDGRLIAVNEHLETSQPHIYAIGDLVGGYQLAHSASAEGIHVVDHILGNEPALIDQTLIPRCVYTHPEIATFGLLEEQVKEPYTVTQMPLRTNPKALMEGNTVGFIKVIATKKEGRILGACVVADGATEMLNAILATKNAGGTAHTLANMIFPHPTVSEHIGDAAKAFFDKAIHQ; from the coding sequence GTGGGAAAATTTGATATTGCAATTATTGGCGCAGGTCCAGGGGGATATGTGGCAGCCATTCATGCAGCAAAAAGCGGCAAGAAGGTAGCTTTAGTGGAGCGCGATAAAGTGGGAGGAGCCTGCTATAATGTCGGCTGTATTCCTTCGAAAATTTTATTGGAGCATAGTAAGCTTATTCAGGAAATAAAACGTGGTAATGACTGGGGCATTGAAACTTCTACAGTAAATGTAAATTTTCCGCGATTGATGAAACGTAAAGATGCTATTATCGACGAGCTTTTAACGAATATTGAGGATTATATTTTGAGCAATCAAATTACCTTTTATCGAGGAGAAGCAGCAGTAGCTAAAGATTTAACTGTAACTGTTGGAAGTGAGTCCTTTACTGCAATGGATATCATTTTAGCGACAGGAAGTAAACCATTTGTCCCACCGTTTAAAGGTCTAGAGACGTCTTCATATTTTACAACGGATACATTTTTTGATATTGAAGAGTTGCCAACGCAGTTAACAATTATCGGTGGTGGCGTGATCGCTGTGGAGATGGCATTTAGCCTAGCACCACTTGGAACGAAGGTGACGATGCTAAATCATAGTGAGGACATTTTACAGACAGAAGAGCCGGACGCACGCCCAGTTATTCGCGAAAAGATGAAAAAGCTTGGTATTGAGCTTGTGACAGATTTCCAATTCGAGCATTTTAATGGCAATGAAATTCATACATCTAAAGGAATTTATACATATGAAAATCTATTATTTGCAACAGGTCGACGCCCAAATACAGAAATCGCTCAGCAATTAGATCTAGCTTTCGATGGTCGATTGATTGCAGTCAATGAGCATCTTGAAACAAGTCAGCCACACATTTATGCCATAGGCGACTTAGTGGGTGGTTACCAGCTAGCTCATTCAGCGAGTGCAGAGGGAATTCATGTTGTGGATCATATTTTAGGAAATGAGCCAGCACTGATTGATCAAACATTGATTCCTCGCTGTGTTTATACACATCCTGAAATTGCGACGTTTGGTTTACTGGAAGAGCAGGTGAAAGAACCTTATACGGTGACTCAAATGCCTTTACGGACAAACCCTAAGGCATTAATGGAAGGAAATACAGTAGGTTTTATAAAGGTTATTGCGACGAAAAAGGAAGGACGTATTTTAGGAGCATGTGTTGTTGCTGATGGGGCAACAGAAATGTTAAATGCTATTTTAGCTACTAAAAATGCTGGTGGCACTGCTCATACTCTCGCAAATATGATTTTCCCACATCCTACAGTTTCAGAGCATATTGGGGATGCAGCAAAAGCTTTTTTTGACAAAGCCATTCATCAGTAG